Proteins encoded together in one Telopea speciosissima isolate NSW1024214 ecotype Mountain lineage chromosome 4, Tspe_v1, whole genome shotgun sequence window:
- the LOC122659045 gene encoding ethylene-responsive transcription factor ERF109 translates to MTEEMELTSKKVKQEFGPKFSLSLPFTSELESSIIVSALKHVISGGTCSDGEDIVQQFLLPPLVNSSATTSSSPIIIKSSLELDQEQSIPLPLPESDKCGLCKIDGCLGCNLFGVSQPQKKTRKKNTKKNYRGVRQRPWGKWAAEIRDPHRAVRVWLGTFDTAEEAAMAYDKAAIKFRGARAKLNFSFSDYQNSEPQNQSPLHQQEEPRSVVEEQQKPVAGTTSGSKRDRDLWEMLEFEDDNALQSWMMTTTTNVSGELPTSTEPLPPATFDFSKLAYYPP, encoded by the coding sequence ATGACTGAAGAAATGGAGCTAACATCGAAAAAGGTCAAACAGGAATTCGGACCtaaattctctctctcattgcCTTTCACCAGCGAATTAGAATCCTCCATCATCGTCTCCGCTCTCAAGCACGTCATCTCCGGTGGAACCTGCAGTGACGGCGAAGACATTGTTCAACAATTCCTTCTTCCACCATTGGTCAACTCATCCGCCACTACATCTTCTTCCCCTATCATCATTAAATCAAGCCTTGAACTTGATCAAGAACAGAGTATACCTCTGCCGCTCCCAGAATCTGATAAGTGTGGATTATGCAAGATAGACGGCTGCTTAGGTTGCAATCTCTTCGGAGTTTCACAACCTCAGAAGAAGACTCGCAAGAAGAATACGAAGAAGAACTATCGGGGTGTTCGACAGAGGCCATGGGGCAAATGGGCGGCGGAGATTAGAGACCCTCATCGCGCTGTTCGTGTTTGGCTTGGAACCTTCGATACTGCGGAAGAAGCTGCCATGGCTTACGATAAAGCCGCCATTAAGTTCCGCGGTGCCCGTGCGAAGCTCAATTTCTCATTCTCTGATTATCAGAACTCAGAACCCCAAAACCAATCGCCGCTGCATCAGCAGGAAGAACCCAGGTCAGTAGTGGAGGAACAGCAGAAGCCGGTGGCGGGAACTACAAGCGGGAGTAAAAGGGATAGGGATTTATGGGAAATGCTGGAATTTGAAGACGACAACGCATTACAGAGTTGGATGATGACGACGACGACCAATGTCTCCGGCGAATTGCCCACTTCAACTGAACCTTTACCGCCGGCGACGTTTGATTTTTCCAAATTAGCTTATTATCCTCCATGA